From the Oscarella lobularis chromosome 13, ooOscLobu1.1, whole genome shotgun sequence genome, one window contains:
- the LOC136194381 gene encoding F-box/LRR-repeat protein 4-like has protein sequence MSIQQVAERVINFSSQYGRDGSNAYVAANLAGQASKFPEYGDFMEAFVLRTYGPWWKIAPSASTPLKSRRPEAFISQDFVELEFPTPVFPSKVDIIETYNPGAVVRVLACNASVDSGAASGEIKWVTLWAGPPQQDEIPRKSRIFSPPIKKIDFPTNLLRLEFNHEGLDYYAELDAVELYGTKPSAETSRENRALGFQMERTVKLLKQLSLTEYTPSEEWSGDFGYFGMLPDEVIQIIISYLDTRSLCRAAQTCSLLFRHCYDASLYTELDLKPYWNTVDDCTLKGMQTRCSRLTKLSLSWTGGCKQLTQSAFTSFIETCGATLVCLRLACCDYITADGLKAIVDGCPNLQELDLQSCNTLSNSALKHLSKLTTLQALNLYRVPIENDALGDIATNNKQLQHINLGGCNKIFDFNQALFDLTENCKDLRTLDLWRARTTLTSYGLSLLAKNCPNLEEIDVGWVDGFRSSPDCFQPLFENCTKLKKVFLTAVRSVTNSDLLVLAKHCPLLEQVDVLGNNQIMMESVTEVAKSCKNLKFFDLSFCSSIGESEVKTLRMHYPDVQFKKSFTG, from the exons ATGTCAATACAACAAGTCGCCGAGAGAGTGATCAATTTCTCGAGCCAATACGGTCGCGACGGATCAAACGCGTATGTGGCGGCTAACTTGGCCGGCCAAGCGTCCAAGTTTCCCGAGTACGGAGACTTTATGGAAGCCTTCGTGTTG AGGACGTATGGTCCTTGGTGGAAGATTGCGCCGTCTGCATCGACGCCGTTGAAATCGCGTCGCCCGGAGGCGTTTATTAGTCAGGACTTTGTTG AACTCGAATTTCCGACACCGGTATTTCCGTCGAAAGTTGACATCATCGAGACGTACAATCCGGGCGCTGTCGTGCGAGTGTTGGCGTGCAACGCAAGTGTCGATTCAGGCGCAGCGTCTGGAGAAATAAA GTGGGTTACGCTTTGGGCGGGTCCGCCGCAGCAGGATGAAATTCCTAGGAAGTCGCGCATCTTTTCTCCgccaatcaaaaaaattgatttccCTACCAA TTTACTGAGGCTCGAATTTAATCACGAGGGCCTTGACTACTACGCTGAGCTCGATGCTGTTGAACTGTACGGAACAAAGCCTAGCGCAG AAACTTCTCGTGAAAATCGAGCTTTAGGTTTTCAAATGGAACGAACGGTCAAATTGCTCAAGCAGCTCTCGCTGACCGAGTACACGCCATCTGAAGAATGGTCCGGAGATTTTGGCTATTTTGGAATGCTGCCT GACGAGGTAATTCAGATTATTATAAGTTATCTGGATACGAGAAGCCTATGCCGAGCGGCCCAAACGTGCAG ccttctctttcgtcattGCTATGATGCCTCTCTTTACACCGAACTTGATCTCAAGCCTTATTGGAACACA GTGGATGATTGCACGTTGAAGGGCATGCAAACGCGCTGCTCTCGCCTTACAAAGCTTAGCCTCTCGTGGACGGGTGGCTGCAAGCAGCTTACCCAGTCGGCATTCACGAG TTTTATTGAAACGTGTGGAGCTACGTTGGTGTGCTTGCGTCTGGCTTGTTGCGACTACATAACAGCAGACGGTCTGAAGGCAATTGTAGATGGCTGCCCTAATCTGCAGG AACTGGATCTTCAGTCGTGTAATACACTTTCGAATTCCGCTCTGAAGCACTTGTCGAAACTAACGACTTTACAAGCACTCAATCTCTACAGGGTACcaatagagaacgatgcTCTAGGAGACATCGCTAC AAACAATAAGCAACTTCAGCACATCAATCTCGGCGGATGCAATAAAATATTCGATTTCAATCAAGCACTTTTTGATTTGACCGAAAACTGCAAGGATTTAAGAACGCTCGATCTATGGCGAGCTCGTACCACCCTAACGTCATACGGTCTCTCTCTCCTCGCTAAGAATTGCCCCAACCTCGAGGAAATCGATGTGGGCTGGGT AGACGGGTTCCGTTCGTCGCCTGATTGCTTTCAACCCCTCTTTGAAAATTGcacgaaattgaagaaagtTTTTCTCACAGCCGTCCG AAGCGTGACGAATAGCGATTTGCTCGTTTTGGCCAAACACTGTCCTCTACTTGAACAGGTTGACGTCCTGGGAAATAATCAAATCATGATGGAATCGGTTACAGA AGTGGCGAAATCGTgcaaaaatttgaaattcttcGACTTGTCGTTCTGCTCAAGCATCGGAGAGAGCGAAGTCAAAACTCTTCGAATGCATTATCCTGACGTCCAATTCAAAAAGAGTTTTACTGGATGA
- the LOC136194374 gene encoding histone acetyltransferase KAT6B-like has protein sequence MVRGREKERDATSPNADEALFSEILWAIGKIRSQKQRPGEDQISKVLETRTGRSRKEIVAALETAVRAGRIVKVMTRDRASYKDPRTTPLEKQTTSTGEWLWMVRVALTELEETGSEEPGSGSTLIAIEKCIRKKHGTITADMSEQIRRAVDAGLVKGRIAQDGKFYRTVSMEPVVKATKLKVPKLLKSRPKCPPSVQCGFCLGTKEKNRDGEPENLISCHDCGNSGHPSCLKYSDELVKRIMKEPWQCIECKTCCICADQGNADNLLFCDTCDKGFHMACLTPPLDEAPDGNWSCDWCLHPEKYAATIKQKKRRKHVIKDLSLLKTRRPKKWAGDDESKKTTKKKKFKIGKNLKIPSSILFPAFPAKFPKLPGYMEGISDVDKEKFRKAQEIALENMSENQASSGRPVATTRSPSVIVFGAWEIDTWYSSPYPQEYAMLPKLFLCEFCLKYMKSRNILERHMVKCKWHHPPANEIYRKDELSVWEVDGQTSKIYCQNLCLLAKLFLDHKTLYYDVEPFLFYVLTKEDKHGSHLIGYFSKEKSCQQRYNVSCIMTMPQFQRQGFGRFLIDFSYLLSRIENQPGSPEKPLSDLGCLTYHNYWDSVIKEYMYANCNSESPYTFSIRKISQDTGMDPHDVAGTLERLKMVKKRPTDGKLYVALNLADLRAHAEKVAQLNRRVLDETRLRWTPFVPPKSAASTDGDDDDDDGDDDDGETKEIDVVETAEKVNDDEAAAAAAAAAAAAAAAAAAETRKNDAEPASTVVEKKDDEATVDRLMIESVDDQVGKVKGGLEDGAAAAAEALISDDEKEERGEGWTLSDDGDEGESRSDTESLESDDDDDDDDDDDESLVLSSSDENESDDSDSGTSLSDIDAGATMTTTNKEEKESDGEVL, from the exons ATGGTTCGAGGtcgcgagaaagaacgagATGCGACGTCGCCTAACGCCGACGAGGCTCTCTTCAGCGAAATTCTATGGGCAATAGGCAAGATTCGATCTCAAAAACAGCGTCCAGGCGAAGATCAAATCAGCAAAGTGCTCGAAACGCGAACGGGACGAtcgcgaaaagaaatcgtcgccgcacTCGAGACAGCCGTACGCGCGGGACGCATCGTCAAAGTGATgacgcgcgatcgcgctTCGTATAAAGATCCTCGCACGACGCCACTCGAAAAGCAGACGACTTCGACGGGCGAATGGCTGTGGATGGTTCGAGTGGCGCTGACTGAATTGGAAGAGACCGGTAGCGAAGAGCCCGGATCGGGATCGACTCTAATCGCCATAGAGAAGTGCATACGAAAGAAACACGGCACAATTACGGCAGACATGAGCGAgcaaattcgacgagctgTTGATGCGGGGCTCGTCAAGGGGAGAATCGCACAGGATGGAAAATTCTATCGGACCGTTAGTATGGAACCCGTCGTCAAGGCAACCAAGTTGAAAGTGCCAAAATTGTTAAAA TCTCGGCCCAAATGTCCGCCTAGTGTACAGTGTGGATTCTGTCTGggaacgaaagagaagaatcgTGACGGAGAACCAGAGAATCTCATATCATGTCACGACTGTGGAAACAGCG gacATCCGTCTTGCTTGAAGTATAGTGACGAATTAGTAAAGAGAATCATGAAGGAACCGTGGCAGTGCATCGAGTGCAAGACATGTTGCATCTGTGCAGATCAAGGAAATGCA GATAATCTCCTCTTCTGTGACACATGTGACAAAGGGTTTCACATGGCTTGTCTCACTCCGCCATTGGATGAAGCTCCAGATGGCAATTGGTCATGTGACTGGTGCCTTCATCCGGAAAAGTACGCGGCCACCATCaaacagaagaaacgacgaaagcaCGTGATCAAAGATCTCAGCCTTTTGAAAACGCGAAGGCCAAAAAAATGGGCAGGGGATGACgagtcaaagaaaac aacgaaaaagaaaaagttcaAGATTGGCAAGAATCTAAAAATACCAAGCAGCA TACTATTTCCTGCCTTTCCCGCTAAATTTCCCAAACTTCCTGGCTACATGGAAG GCATAAGTGACGtagataaagaaaaatttcgcaAGGCACAAGAGATAGCTTTGGAGAACATG TCTGAGAACCAGGCATCGTCAGGTCGACCAGTAGCTACAACTCGATCACCGTCTGTTATCGTTTTTGGAGCGTGGGAAATTGACACGTGGTACTCGTCACCATATCCTCAAGAATATGCCAT GCTCCCCAAACTCTTCTTATGCGAATTTTGCCTAAAATATATGAAGAGTCGAAACATATTGGAGAGACATATG GTCAAGTGCAAGTGGCACCATCCTCCAGCCAATGAAATATATAGAAAAGATGAGCTGTCCGTGTGGGAAGTGGATGGGCAGACGAGCAAA ATTTATTGCCAGAATCTGTGCTTATTGGCAAAACTCTTCCTTGACCATAAGACTCTCTActacgacgtcgaaccgtttcttttttatgtTCTTACGAAAGAAGACAAGCACGGGTCGCACTTAATTGGCTACTTTTCAAAAGAGAAGTCTTGCCAACAGCGCTACAACGTCTCATGCATCATGACCATGCCCCAATTTCAAAGACAAGGCTTTGGCCGTTTCCTCATCGATTTCA GTTACTTGCTTTCTCGAATTGAAAATCAACCAGGATCTCCCGAAAAACCGCTCTCGGATCTTGGCTGCTTGACCTACCATAACTATTGGGATAGCGTTATCAAAGAGTACATGTACGCAAATTGCAATTCGGAATCACCATATACATTCTCGATACGAA AAATTAGTCAAGACACGGGAATGGATCCTCATGACGTTGCTGGAACCCTCGAACGCCTTAAAATGGTTAAAAAACGACCAACAGACGGAAA ACTCTACGTTGCGTTGAACTTGGCCGATCTGCGTGCTCACGCCGAAAAAGTGGCCCAATTGAATCGACGCGTCCTTGACGAAACTCGTCTTCGTTGGACACCTTTCGTTCCTCCCAAGTCGGCCGCTTCAacagacggcgacgatgacgatgacgacggcgatgacgacgatggggagacgaaagaaatcgacgtcgtggaGACGGCGGAAAaagtcaacgacgacgaggcggcggcggcggcggcggcggcggcggcggcggcggcggcggcggcggcggcggagacgaggaagaacgacgccgagcCGGCGAGCACTGTCGTGGAGAAAAAGGACGATGAGGCGACTGTTGATAGATTGATGATTGAGTCTGTTGACGATCAGGTTGGTAAGGTAAAGGGGGGCTTAGAGGatggggcggcggcggccgctGAAGCTTTAATAAGCGAtgacgaaaaagaggaaagGGGGGAAGGATGGACTTTGAGCGACGATGGAGACGAAGGTGAATCGCGCAGTGATACGGAAAGTCTCgagtccgacgacgacgatgacgacgacgatgacgatgatgagtCTCTTGTTTTGAGCAGCAGCGACGAAAatgaaagcgacgactcCGACAGTGGAACGTCACTATCGGATATCGATGCTGgtgcgacgatgacgacaacgaataaggaagaaaaggagtCGGATGGCGAGGTACTGTAa